CTACGCAGAAACCCAGCCAACCCGGGCCGAAATCGACCAACTCACAGGCTTGGTTGCGCTGGAGTTCGGCGTCGACTGGTGCGGACATTGTCAGGCAGCCCTGCCCCTGCTAGCAGCAGCCCTGGCAGCTCACCCACAAATACGGCATATCAAGGTTGAAGACGGCAAAGGGCGCCGCTTGGGGCGTTCATTCGGCGTAAAGCTGTGGCCGACACTGATACTGCTCAAAAATGGTGTGGAAATCACACGCCTGGTCAGACCTGTCGATATGGGATTAATAACAGAAGCGCTGGATCGGATAACAGATTAAATACAGCCTCGCCAGCGCC
This DNA window, taken from Sulfuriferula thiophila, encodes the following:
- a CDS encoding thioredoxin family protein is translated as MSTVPHYAETQPTRAEIDQLTGLVALEFGVDWCGHCQAALPLLAAALAAHPQIRHIKVEDGKGRRLGRSFGVKLWPTLILLKNGVEITRLVRPVDMGLITEALDRITD